Proteins from a single region of Sesamum indicum cultivar Zhongzhi No. 13 linkage group LG5, S_indicum_v1.0, whole genome shotgun sequence:
- the LOC105162166 gene encoding protein CfxQ homolog isoform X2 → MRIQDKNSKPVTIHACAETGDLIGLQRLLCQNPFLLNERTILNLMTPLHLAVGFALRTGDDTSVKTLLEFNADCSAEDDEGMMPCDYLPEGQENEELHRVLYVEEQSDYNTTDHSSTGYRSDEELRKSDDGIKGKMDEFEYELSKIVGLHELKQQLRKWAKGMLLDEKRRKMGSNLGPRKPPHMAFLGNPGTGKTTVARVLGKLLHSVGVLSSDTVKEVQRTDLVGEYIGQTGPKTRNKIEEAIGGILFVDEAYRLAIEQKTGFPDFGVEALEEIMSVLEDGDLVVIFAGYTEPMKRVFSSNEGFCRRVTHFFQFDDFSCKELAEMLMVKMGRQDEKSRLCGFKLHPSCTFDVVVALIERNSTEKLRNKMNGGLVDHMLNNARENLDSRLSFDSKGDELLTITLQDLEAGLQLLSERVKVD, encoded by the exons AATTTGATGACCCCATTACATCTCGCTGTTGGTTTTGCACTGCGAACTGGAGATGACACGTCAGTGAAGACATTGTTAGAGTTCAATGCAGATTGCTCAGCTGAAGATGAT GAGGGCATGATGCCGTGCGATTATCTTCCGGAGggacaagaaaatgaagagtTGCATAGAGTCCTGTACGTCGAAGAACAGAGCGACTACAATACCACGGACCACTCTTCGACTGGATACCGAAGTGATGAAGAGTTGAGGAAGTCCGATGACGGAATAAAGGGAAAGATGGATGAGTTTGAGTATGAGTTATCAAAGATAGTGGGACTACATGAGCTCAAACAGCAACTCCGCAAGTGGGCTAAAGGAATGCTGTTGGATGAGAAACGTCGGAAGATGGGGTCGAATCTCGGGCCAAGAAAACCACCTCATATGGCATTCCTTGGAAATCCTGGGACAG GTAAGACAACCGTGGCACGAGTCTTAGGTAAACTACTCCATTCTGTCGGCGTCCTTTCTTCAGATACGGTAAAAGAAGTGCAAAGAACAGACTTGGTAGGGGAATATATAGGCCAAACAGGACCAAAGACTAGAAATAAG ATTGAAGAGGCGATAGGGGGAATACTATTTGTTGATGAGGCGTACCGTTTGGCAATCGAGCAGAAGACAGGTTTTCCAGATTTCGGCGTGGAAGCGTTAGAAGAGATCATGTCTGTCCTGGAAGATGGAGATTTGGTAGTGATTTTTGCAGGCTACACTGAGCCCATGAAACGTGTGTTCTCTTCAAACGAAGGATTCTGCAGACGAGTGACGCATTTCTTCCAGTTTGATGATTTCTCATGCAAAGAGCTTGCGGAAATGCTGATGGTAAAGATGGGCAGGCAAGACGAGAAGAGCCGGCTGTGTGGATTTAAGCTGCATCCGTCGTGTACTTTTGATGTCGTTGTTGCACTGATAGAGAGGAACTCCACTGAAAAGCTGAGGAATAAAATGAACGGAGGTTTGGTGGATCATATGCTCAACAATGCAAGGGAAAATTTAGATTCAAGGCTGAGTTTCGACTCCAAAGGTGACGAACTATTGACAATCACATTACAGGATCTAGAGGCCGGACTTCAACTGTTATCCGAGCGAGTGAAGGTCGATTGA
- the LOC105162166 gene encoding protein CfxQ homolog isoform X1 codes for MRIQDKNSKPVTIHACAETGDLIGLQRLLCQNPFLLNERTILTVQTPLHISSGQNRVEIVKYLLDWRGPGELELEAQNVYGETPLHAAAKNGCNEVVRMLLDYGAYVEARTNNLMTPLHLAVGFALRTGDDTSVKTLLEFNADCSAEDDEGMMPCDYLPEGQENEELHRVLYVEEQSDYNTTDHSSTGYRSDEELRKSDDGIKGKMDEFEYELSKIVGLHELKQQLRKWAKGMLLDEKRRKMGSNLGPRKPPHMAFLGNPGTGKTTVARVLGKLLHSVGVLSSDTVKEVQRTDLVGEYIGQTGPKTRNKIEEAIGGILFVDEAYRLAIEQKTGFPDFGVEALEEIMSVLEDGDLVVIFAGYTEPMKRVFSSNEGFCRRVTHFFQFDDFSCKELAEMLMVKMGRQDEKSRLCGFKLHPSCTFDVVVALIERNSTEKLRNKMNGGLVDHMLNNARENLDSRLSFDSKGDELLTITLQDLEAGLQLLSERVKVD; via the exons ACAGTACAGACACCATTACACATTTCGTCTGGTCAGAATAGAGTCGAGATAGTGAAGTATTTGCTTGACTGGAGAGGGCCAGGGGAATTGGAATTGGAAGCTCAAAATGTT TACGGTGAAACTCCGTTGCACGCTGCAGCGAAGAATGGTTGCAATGAAGTAGTGAGGATGCTTCTTGATTATGGCGCCTATGTTGAGGCCAGGACTAAT AATTTGATGACCCCATTACATCTCGCTGTTGGTTTTGCACTGCGAACTGGAGATGACACGTCAGTGAAGACATTGTTAGAGTTCAATGCAGATTGCTCAGCTGAAGATGAT GAGGGCATGATGCCGTGCGATTATCTTCCGGAGggacaagaaaatgaagagtTGCATAGAGTCCTGTACGTCGAAGAACAGAGCGACTACAATACCACGGACCACTCTTCGACTGGATACCGAAGTGATGAAGAGTTGAGGAAGTCCGATGACGGAATAAAGGGAAAGATGGATGAGTTTGAGTATGAGTTATCAAAGATAGTGGGACTACATGAGCTCAAACAGCAACTCCGCAAGTGGGCTAAAGGAATGCTGTTGGATGAGAAACGTCGGAAGATGGGGTCGAATCTCGGGCCAAGAAAACCACCTCATATGGCATTCCTTGGAAATCCTGGGACAG GTAAGACAACCGTGGCACGAGTCTTAGGTAAACTACTCCATTCTGTCGGCGTCCTTTCTTCAGATACGGTAAAAGAAGTGCAAAGAACAGACTTGGTAGGGGAATATATAGGCCAAACAGGACCAAAGACTAGAAATAAG ATTGAAGAGGCGATAGGGGGAATACTATTTGTTGATGAGGCGTACCGTTTGGCAATCGAGCAGAAGACAGGTTTTCCAGATTTCGGCGTGGAAGCGTTAGAAGAGATCATGTCTGTCCTGGAAGATGGAGATTTGGTAGTGATTTTTGCAGGCTACACTGAGCCCATGAAACGTGTGTTCTCTTCAAACGAAGGATTCTGCAGACGAGTGACGCATTTCTTCCAGTTTGATGATTTCTCATGCAAAGAGCTTGCGGAAATGCTGATGGTAAAGATGGGCAGGCAAGACGAGAAGAGCCGGCTGTGTGGATTTAAGCTGCATCCGTCGTGTACTTTTGATGTCGTTGTTGCACTGATAGAGAGGAACTCCACTGAAAAGCTGAGGAATAAAATGAACGGAGGTTTGGTGGATCATATGCTCAACAATGCAAGGGAAAATTTAGATTCAAGGCTGAGTTTCGACTCCAAAGGTGACGAACTATTGACAATCACATTACAGGATCTAGAGGCCGGACTTCAACTGTTATCCGAGCGAGTGAAGGTCGATTGA
- the LOC105162063 gene encoding LOW QUALITY PROTEIN: CRS2-associated factor 1, chloroplastic (The sequence of the model RefSeq protein was modified relative to this genomic sequence to represent the inferred CDS: deleted 1 base in 1 codon): MALQTQFPVFAPPHLRPQPQRPTTEIRFSRWNNANAQKFIRHERTQKELEDQIRFEKRFDSALTIAHNYNPAPPHPTTFKSTGTPSAPSSPSIPGKASKYSKSPKHPSRDALHPAFKPFSKSRKIPLNENESQNLVGPNFRIDENGVSYEIPEAPFVYQYSYTETPKVKPVKLREPLVSPFGPGTMAKPWLGRSPLPPSKKKLPEFDSFQLPPPHKKGVKPVQAPGPFLPGSGPKYVRSREEVLGAPLIKEEIVELIEGCKKSKRQLNMGRDGLTHNMLDNIHAHWKRRRVIKIKCKGVCTVDMDNVCQQLEEKTGGKIIYRRGGVVYLFRGRNYNYKFRPRFPLMLWKPVAPVYPRLIQRVPEGLTLEEASEMRKKGHDLIPICKLAKNGVYCDLVKNVREAFEACELVRINCQGLNASDYKKIGAKLKDLIPCVLLSFECEHILIWRGRDWKSSLVETDESPKGLQEVKADDVDKELLASSSPSVQSLALMDVNSSNLGTSLYPTCSNESHGNTELDEVGVEDIVSEVTDVSVTASHVVLTAETVDGSGESPVSRVFTVNNSETFNQTVESEIVSNCLVESQLRQENNESTATVSEFSSVVPQPQEQLTNPGNADELVSLNTPWTEGILLLRKQAVESGMALVLDDHSLDADIVFKKAVAFAKSAPDGPVFNHRPKQLVIQKNNEQGCDDSVPEEASAVLGAEITVSGRRDDKKISRKGNIKDMKTDYLNVVPQGNLRVDELAKLLA; the protein is encoded by the exons atGGCATTACAAACCCAGTTCCCAGTATTTGCGCCGCCTCACCTACGCCCTCAACCCCAGCGCCCCACCACCGAAATTCGTTTCTCCCGGTGGAACAACGCCAACGCCCAAAAATTCATTCGCCATGAGCGCACCCAGAAAGAACTTGAGGACCAAATCCGCTTCGAGAAACGTTTCGACTCCGCCCTTACCATCGCACATAATTACAACCCTGCACCTCCTCACCCCACGACCTTCAAATCCACCGGCACCCCTTCTGCGCCTTCCTCTCCTTCAATCCCGGGAAAAGCTTCCAAGTATTCTAAATCCCCGAAGCACCCTTCCCGCGATGCCCTCCACCCTGCCTTCAAGCCCTTCTCAAAGTCCCGGAAAATTCCCTTGAATGAGAATGAAAGCCAAAATCTTGTTGGCCCCAATTTCAGGATAGATGAGAATGGGGTTTCGTATGAAATTCCGGAGGCGCCGTTTGTTTACCAGTACAGTTACACTGAGACGCCTAAGGTGAAGCCGGTGAAGCTGCGGGAGCCGCTGGTATCCCCTTTCGGACCTGGCACAATGGCGAAGCCATGGCTG GGGCGAAGCCCGCTGCCGCCGAGCAAGAAGAAGCTACCAGAATTTGATTCGTTTCAGCTGCCACCGCCTCATAAAAAGGGTGTGAAGCCTGTACAGGCGCCTGGGCCGTTTCTTCCTGGTTCTGGACCGAAGTACGTCAGGTCCAGGGAGGAGGTTCTTGGGGCGCCGCTGATTAAGGAGGAAATCGTGGAACTCATTGAAGGGTGTAAAAAGTCGAAAAGACAATTGAACATGG GAAGGGATGGCCTAACACACAACATGCTGGACAATATACATGCTCATTGGAAGCGACGAAGGGTGATCAAGATAAAATGCAAAGGAGTATGCACTGTAGATATGGACAATGTGTGCCAACAATTGGAG GAAAAAACTGGAGGGAAGATTATATACAGAAGAGGTGGCGTCGTTTACCTTTTCCGTGGGAGAAActataactataaatttcGGCCTCGCTTTCCTCTCATGTTATGGAAACCTGTCGCCCCGGTGTACCCAAGACTGATTCAACGAGTTCCTGAGGGTTTGACTTTAGAAGAAGCAAGTGAAATGCGGAAAAAGGGGCATGATCTAATACCAATATGCAAGCTTG CAAAAAATGGTGTTTACTGTGATCTTGTGAAAAATGTTAGGGAGGCATTTGAAGCCTGTGAATTAGTGCGGATCAATTGCCAAGGATTAAATGCAAGcgactacaaaaaaataggtgCCAAACTCAAG GATCTTATTCCATGTGTGCTATTGTCGTTTGAATGTGAACACATACTCATATGGAGAGGAAGAGATTGGAAGTCCTCTCTAGTGGAAACTGATGAGAGTCCGAAGGGATTGCAGGAAGTTAAAGCTGATGATGTAGATAAAGAACTGTTAGCATCATCATCACCAAGTGTTCAAAGCTTAGCGCTCATGGATGTAAACTCGAGTAATCTTGGAACAAGCTTATATCCCACATGCAGCAATGAGTCACATGGAAACACTGAATTGGATGAAGTTGGGGTAGAGGATATTGTGTCAGAAGTCACTGATGTATCCGTTACAGCTTCTCATGTAGTCTTGACTGCGGAGACTGTCGATGGCTCTGGGGAATCTCCTGTTTCTAGGGTTTTCACAGTTAATAATTCAGAGACATTCAATCAAACTGTTGAAAGTGAAATAGTTTCAAATTGTTTAGTCGAATCACAACTGAGACAGGAAAACAACGAATCCACTGCAACTGTGTCGGAGTTCTCATCTGTAGTTCCACAGCCTCAGGAGCAGTTAACTAATCCTGGAAACGCTGACGAGCTGGTGAGTTTGAATACGCCTTGGACTGAGGGAATTTTACTTCTTAGGAAGCAAGCTGTAGAAAGTGGGATGGCATTGGTCTTAGATGATCATAGCTTAGATGCTGACATTGTTTTCAAAAAGGCAGTTGCTTTTGCAAAGAGTGCCCCAGATGGGCCTGTTTTTAATCACCGGCCTAAACAGTTAGTCATTCAGAAAAACAATGAACAAGGATGTGATGATTCAGTGCCAGAAGAAGCTTCAGCAGTTTTAGGGGCAGAAATTACAGTTTCTGGCAGGAGGGATGACAAAAAGATTTCTAGAAAAGGAAACATAAAAGATATGAAAACAGATTATCTCAATGTAGTTCCACAGGGAAACCTGAGAGTAGATGAACTTGCTAAGTTACTAGCTTGA
- the LOC105162062 gene encoding sugar transport protein 14 (The sequence of the model RefSeq protein was modified relative to this genomic sequence to represent the inferred CDS: added 60 bases not found in genome assembly) — MAGGGVMDPKSGGRAHLYEYRITPYFIFACIVGSLGGSLFGYDLGVSGGVTSMDDFLVEFFPSIYQRKQEHLKETDYCKYDNQLLTLFTSSLYFAALVSTFGASYVTRNKGRRASIICGSISFFAGAILNASAKNIAMLIIGRLFLGVGIGFGNQAVPLYLSEMAPAKIRGAVNQLFQLTTCLGILIANFVNYGVERIHPWGWRLSLGLAAVPATLMFVGGLFLPETPNSLVEQGRLDEGRQVLEKVRGTTKVEAEFQDLIDASNAAKAIKHPFRNLLRRKNRPQLVVGAIGIPAFQQLTGNNSILFYAPVIFQSLGFGSGASLYSSAITSAALVMATLISMALVDKFGRRAFFLEAGCELIFCFVAVAITLALKFGEGKTIPKGTGIFLVIVICIFVLAYGRSWGPLGWLVPSELFPLETRSAGQSVVVCVNMIFTALIAQCFLAALCHLKYGIFLLFAGLIFTMSCFIFFLLPETKQVPIEEIYLLWENHWFWKRYCGPDQDSKDFCKPSCWSCCPSVEVQLQL, encoded by the exons ATGGCAGGCGGCGGAGTTATGGACCCAAAGAGTGGGGGAAGGGCTCATCTCTATGAGTACAGAATCACACCTTACTTCATTTTTGCCTGCATTGTTGGATCCTTGGGGGGTTCTTTGTTCGGTTATGATCTTGGTGTTTCTG GAGGGGTAACCTCCATGGATGACTTCTTGGTGGAATTCTTTCCCAGTATCTATCAGAGAAAACAGGAACATCTCAAAGAAACAGATTACTGTAAATATGACAATCAGCTCCTAACGCTTTTTACCTCATCTCTGTACTTTGCTGCACTTGTTTCGACGTTTGGGGCGTCGTACGTGACCAGAAATAAAGGCCGTAGGGCTAGTATCATTTGTGGATCAATCAGTTTCTTTGCAGGAGCAATCCTCAATGCATCTGCAAAAAACATTGCAATGCTGATCATTGGAAGACTATTTCTTGGTGTTGGAATTGGATTCGGTAACCAA GCAGTCCCTTTGTATCTTTCAGAAATGGCGCCAGCGAAAATAAGGGGTGCCGTTAACCAGCTCTTTCAGCTGACGACATGCTTGGGGATCCTCATAGCGAACTTTGTGAATTATGGAGTGGAAAGAATTCATCCATGGGGCTGGAGATTGTCTCTTGGCCTGGCTGCAGTACCAGCTACTCTGATGTTCGTTGGTGGGCTTTTCCTTCCAGAGACCCCCAACAGTCTTGTGGAACAGGGAAGATTAGATGAAGGCAGACAGGTATTAGAGAAAGTAAGAGGCACCACTAAAGTGGAAGCTGAATTTCAGGACCTTATTGATGCAAGCAATGCAGCTAAGGCTATAAAGCATCCATTCAGGAATCTTTTGAGAAGGAAAAATCGACCCCAATTGGTCGTAGGAGCTATTGGGATCCCAGCTTTTCAACAGCTCACTGGGAATAACTCCATTCTTTTCTATGCGCCAGTCATATTTCAGAGCTTGGGGTTTGGCTCAGGCGCATCCCTATATTCATCAGCCATTACCAGTGCAGCCCTGGTCATGGCCACTCTCATATCTATGGCTTTGGTTGACAAGTTCGGTAGAAGAGCATTCTTTCTTGAAGCTGGCTGTGAATTGATATTCTGCTTC GTTGCAGTTGCCATTACTCTGGCACTGAAGTTCGGTGAAGGCAAAACGATACCTAAAGGGACGGGTATCTTTCTTGTGATCGTGATCTGCATATTCGTTCTGGCTTATGGGAGGTCTTG GCAGAGTGTGGTGGTCTGTGTCAACATGATCTTCACAGCACTGATTGCTCAGTGTTTCCTAGCAGCTCTATGTCACCTCAAATACGGGATCTTCTTACTGTTTGCGGGACTGATTTTCACCATGAGCtgcttcattttcttcctcttGCCCGAGACGAAGCAGGTCCCGATTGAGGAGATATATTTGCTGTGGGAAAATCACTGGTTCTGGAAGAGATACTGTGGACCTGATCAGGACTCTAAAGATTTCTGCAAGCCATCTTGCTGGAGCTGCTGCCCAAGTGTTGAAGTTCAATTGCagttgtga